The following are encoded in a window of Prevotella melaninogenica genomic DNA:
- a CDS encoding uroporphyrinogen-III synthase codes for MIKKILVSQPKPSSEKSPYYDIAEDLGVELVFRPFFKVEGLSAKEFRQQKINLLDYTAVVFTSRHAVDNYFNLAKEMRVTIPEDMKYFCVIETIALYIQKYVQYRKRKVFFGNTGKIDSLIPTMTKHKTEKYLVPQSSVHTEALSELLDANKLKHKECVMYRTVSNGLTEEEVKNFDYDMLVFFSPTGVKALKENIPNFEQGDIKIAAFGPATAKEVEAQGLRLDLQAPSKEYPSMTGALRAFLEKEKNNK; via the coding sequence ATGATAAAAAAGATCTTGGTTTCACAGCCAAAGCCGTCAAGCGAAAAGTCGCCATATTACGACATAGCGGAAGACTTGGGAGTGGAACTGGTTTTCAGACCATTTTTTAAAGTGGAAGGACTCTCAGCGAAAGAGTTCCGTCAGCAGAAGATAAACCTGTTGGATTATACCGCTGTGGTATTTACTTCTCGTCATGCTGTAGACAATTATTTTAATCTCGCTAAGGAAATGCGTGTCACTATCCCAGAGGATATGAAGTATTTCTGTGTGATTGAAACGATTGCTCTTTATATCCAGAAGTATGTTCAGTACCGCAAACGTAAGGTGTTCTTTGGTAATACGGGAAAGATTGATAGTCTTATCCCTACAATGACTAAGCATAAGACTGAGAAGTACCTTGTTCCGCAGAGTTCTGTACATACGGAGGCTCTGAGCGAGTTATTGGATGCAAATAAGCTCAAGCACAAGGAATGTGTTATGTATCGTACGGTGAGCAATGGCTTAACTGAGGAAGAAGTTAAGAACTTTGATTATGATATGCTTGTCTTCTTTAGCCCAACAGGAGTAAAGGCTCTGAAAGAGAATATCCCTAACTTTGAGCAGGGAGACATCAAGATAGCTGCCTTTGGTCCTGCTACAGCGAAGGAAGTAGAGGCACAGGGTCTGAGACTTGACCTTCAAGCACCTTCTAAGGAGTATCCTTCTATGACTGGTGCGTTGCGTGCTTTCTTGGAAAAAGAGAAGAATAATAAATAA
- the yidD gene encoding membrane protein insertion efficiency factor YidD — protein sequence MPREQQSHNVFAKLWRLFTRVLSWLLLLPILFYRQFISPFTPPSCRFTPSCSEYGRQAILKHGPFKGLALTIWRILRCNPWGGSGYDPVP from the coding sequence ATGCCACGTGAGCAGCAGTCTCATAATGTTTTTGCTAAGCTATGGCGTCTTTTTACACGTGTCTTATCATGGCTGTTGCTACTTCCGATACTCTTTTATCGCCAGTTCATATCTCCTTTTACGCCACCTTCTTGTCGCTTCACTCCTTCTTGTTCGGAGTATGGTCGACAAGCTATCCTAAAGCATGGACCTTTTAAGGGTTTGGCACTCACAATTTGGCGTATATTAAGATGTAATCCGTGGGGTGGTAGTGGCTATGACCCAGTACCCTAA
- a CDS encoding DUF4271 domain-containing protein has product MPTTDSIVRPSLLLKSTLAAGKKANVDSEGKAGQKTDSSILLRPKKQKKFQLTDFKFAEEGYFKGNKFFKLERGNNHADGVSGVLAPYAVSNDNVIAAMLLGCFVMAMVAFSLSRNFIERQIKSFFRVSRSKELAIETNEEMRFQTILIAQTSLLGSILYYFFAQDLGGGRLSNDTQLGAIGCFFGVFVAYFLFKYLVYGFVNWVFFDRKNNGQWRRTQVFLSSLEGVLLFPIVLLLVYFSLSLHAALIYTLIVMLCVKMLAFYKSYSIFFKRMGASLQIILYFCALELMPLMVLWGVLFITDNYLIINF; this is encoded by the coding sequence ATGCCGACAACTGATTCCATTGTTCGCCCTTCTCTATTGCTAAAGTCAACATTGGCAGCAGGGAAGAAGGCGAATGTCGATTCTGAGGGTAAGGCGGGTCAGAAAACTGACTCGTCTATCTTGTTACGCCCTAAAAAACAGAAGAAGTTTCAGCTGACGGACTTCAAATTTGCAGAAGAAGGCTACTTTAAAGGGAATAAGTTTTTCAAGTTAGAACGAGGAAACAATCATGCTGATGGAGTTTCGGGCGTTCTTGCTCCTTATGCTGTAAGCAATGATAATGTTATTGCAGCAATGCTCTTAGGTTGTTTTGTGATGGCGATGGTGGCGTTTTCTCTATCGAGAAATTTCATAGAACGACAGATAAAGAGTTTCTTTCGTGTAAGTCGTAGTAAGGAGTTGGCTATTGAAACGAATGAAGAGATGCGCTTTCAGACTATTTTGATAGCACAAACCTCTTTGTTAGGGAGTATTCTCTATTATTTCTTTGCGCAAGATTTAGGGGGTGGTAGGCTTTCGAATGATACACAACTTGGAGCGATAGGATGCTTTTTTGGTGTGTTTGTCGCTTATTTCCTATTCAAGTATCTGGTCTATGGATTCGTAAACTGGGTGTTCTTTGATAGGAAAAATAATGGACAATGGAGGCGAACACAGGTGTTCCTTTCCTCCTTGGAAGGAGTCTTATTATTCCCGATAGTACTCTTGCTGGTTTACTTCTCTTTGTCACTTCATGCAGCATTGATTTATACACTAATTGTTATGTTATGCGTCAAAATGCTTGCTTTTTATAAGAGTTACAGTATCTTTTTTAAGAGAATGGGTGCCAGTCTGCAAATAATTTTGTACTTTTGTGCGCTCGAATTGATGCCGTTGATGGTATTGTGGGGCGTTTTGTTCATTACAGATAACTATTTGATAATAAACTTTTAG
- a CDS encoding heavy metal translocating P-type ATPase, producing MNNSNKHLYHSHHNHGDMDHSKHEHVSTEEHGDYKDQHQEHHAGHDHSGHSGHDHSGHGGHDHSGHGGHDHHHHGNFKELFLKSLPIGIIIMLLSPMAGFDLPFLFTFPYSDIVVAILSTILIIYGGRPFYQGAVDEFKQKEPGMMALVSLGLSVSYLYSIYTVIASYVTGEHVMDFFFEFASLLLIMLLGHWIEMKAIGEAGDAQAALAKLVPKDAHVVLDDDSIETRPVADLKVGDLIRVQAGENVPADGTIERGESRLNEALLTGESKAVKKGPGDEVIGGSTNGEGVLYIKVNETGDQSFISQVQNLISQAQSQPSRAENIAQKVAGWLFYIAIIVALIAFVTWMVIEDVPTAVIFTITTLVIACPHALGLAIPLVTARSTSLGASRGLLVKDRQALEIAQDADVIILDKTGTLTTGEFKVLDVKLLNNKYTKEEIIALLAGIEGGSSHPIAQSIIRFAEQQGIRPASFDSIDVISGAGVEGKAGGHRYQLISQKAYGRNLDMDIPKGATLSVLVENDDAIGAVALGDELKPTSKELIKALKKNNIQPIMATGDNEKAAQGAAEVLGIEYRSNQSPQDKYELVKTLKDEGKKVIMVGDGVNDAPSLALADVGIAVGAGTQVALDSADVILTQSDPGDIESFIELAHKTTRKMKQNLFWGAGYNVIAIPLAAGILAPIGITLSPALGGILMSVSTVIVAINAMLLSLDPKNNG from the coding sequence ATGAACAATTCCAACAAACATTTATACCACAGTCACCATAATCATGGCGACATGGATCATTCAAAACATGAGCACGTAAGCACGGAAGAACATGGAGACTATAAGGATCAACATCAAGAACATCATGCTGGGCATGATCACAGCGGGCACAGTGGGCATGACCACAGTGGGCACGGAGGGCATGACCACAGTGGGCACGGAGGGCATGACCACCATCATCACGGAAACTTTAAGGAACTTTTCTTAAAATCATTGCCAATAGGAATCATTATTATGCTCTTATCCCCTATGGCTGGGTTTGACCTACCATTCCTGTTTACTTTTCCATATTCTGATATTGTCGTAGCTATTTTATCTACTATATTAATTATTTATGGTGGACGTCCATTCTATCAAGGGGCAGTTGACGAATTTAAACAAAAAGAACCTGGAATGATGGCACTCGTTTCTTTAGGCTTAAGTGTTTCATATTTATATAGTATTTATACTGTAATAGCAAGCTACGTAACGGGTGAACACGTGATGGACTTTTTCTTTGAATTTGCTTCATTACTATTAATCATGTTATTAGGTCACTGGATTGAGATGAAAGCTATTGGAGAAGCAGGAGACGCACAAGCAGCATTGGCTAAATTAGTACCGAAAGATGCTCATGTAGTATTAGATGACGATTCAATAGAAACACGACCAGTTGCTGACTTAAAGGTAGGTGATTTAATTCGAGTTCAAGCTGGAGAAAATGTGCCAGCAGATGGAACTATCGAGCGTGGCGAATCACGTTTAAATGAAGCTCTTCTAACTGGAGAATCAAAAGCAGTTAAAAAAGGTCCTGGCGATGAAGTAATCGGAGGCTCAACAAATGGAGAAGGGGTTCTTTATATTAAAGTGAATGAGACAGGTGATCAATCCTTTATATCTCAAGTTCAGAATTTAATCAGCCAAGCTCAAAGTCAGCCTTCCAGAGCAGAAAATATTGCTCAAAAGGTTGCAGGATGGCTCTTCTATATTGCTATTATTGTCGCGCTAATTGCTTTTGTAACATGGATGGTTATAGAAGATGTGCCAACGGCAGTTATATTTACTATTACTACATTAGTTATTGCTTGTCCTCACGCTTTGGGTCTGGCTATTCCATTGGTAACTGCCCGTAGCACAAGCTTAGGAGCTAGCCGTGGCTTACTAGTAAAAGACCGCCAAGCCTTAGAAATAGCTCAAGATGCAGATGTGATAATTTTAGATAAAACGGGTACTTTAACAACTGGTGAGTTTAAAGTATTAGATGTAAAACTTCTTAATAACAAATATACAAAAGAGGAAATCATTGCCTTATTGGCAGGTATTGAAGGAGGATCTAGCCACCCAATTGCTCAATCAATTATAAGATTCGCCGAGCAGCAAGGTATACGTCCAGCATCTTTTGATTCGATTGATGTGATTTCCGGTGCTGGAGTAGAGGGTAAAGCAGGTGGGCACCGTTACCAATTAATCAGTCAAAAAGCCTATGGACGTAATCTTGATATGGATATTCCAAAAGGAGCAACTCTTAGTGTCTTAGTAGAAAACGATGATGCCATTGGTGCTGTAGCTTTAGGGGACGAATTAAAACCAACGAGCAAAGAGTTAATTAAAGCTCTTAAAAAGAACAATATTCAACCAATTATGGCAACAGGTGATAATGAAAAAGCGGCTCAAGGCGCGGCAGAAGTTTTAGGGATTGAATATAGATCAAATCAATCTCCACAAGACAAATATGAGTTGGTTAAAACACTTAAAGATGAGGGAAAGAAAGTTATCATGGTAGGTGATGGTGTAAATGATGCTCCTTCTCTTGCCTTAGCAGATGTTGGTATAGCAGTCGGTGCAGGAACTCAAGTGGCGTTGGATTCAGCTGATGTCATCTTGACTCAATCCGATCCAGGAGATATTGAATCATTCATTGAATTAGCACACAAAACAACTCGTAAAATGAAACAAAATCTCTTTTGGGGAGCTGGTTATAACGTTATAGCTATCCCTCTAGCTGCAGGAATTTTGGCTCCTATTGGTATCACATTAAGCCCTGCATTAGGAGGAATCCTAATGTCTGTGTCAACAGTCATCGTCGCCATTAATGCTATGTTATTAAGTTTAGATCCAAAAAATAACGGTTAA
- a CDS encoding Fic family protein — MYIHERDNWTDFRWDTSKVELLQEEVFRKQGLLYGRLASLGFDSKIHAMAENLTYDIVYSSEVEGIRLNVDQVRSSIARKLGIENVKHTAPSHYVDSVVNVMLEAVQHYDMILTKERLYAWQAAFFPSGYSEGSQIEIGQYRTNEEHIVSGMFGREKIHYIAPSPDRIEEEMQKFLRWFNKEEPVSSVIRSAIAHFWFVSIHPFEDGNGRLARILSDMLLARGEKSRFRFYNISSQINKDKKHYYDILERMQRGDGDVTEWLVWYMQKLVDALDEAGATVTTILNKSFFWQKASAVPMTERQTQMLNLFLDGYEAKITSKTWATLAKCSKDTAIRDIQDLVDKNILVESIPGAKRPSYSIVYDKEDLTQFFTDVNITEENGVPYLHALFKAKKPIRERVTKLDADRYLKGDLLLNDLLNKYCSYMIADNKD, encoded by the coding sequence ATGTATATACACGAAAGAGACAATTGGACTGACTTCCGTTGGGACACTTCAAAGGTGGAACTACTCCAAGAAGAGGTATTCCGTAAACAGGGTTTGCTTTACGGGAGATTGGCTTCATTAGGCTTTGACAGCAAAATACATGCTATGGCAGAGAACCTTACTTATGATATAGTGTATTCTTCAGAAGTTGAAGGCATCCGCCTCAATGTGGATCAGGTCCGTTCTTCCATAGCAAGAAAACTTGGGATTGAGAACGTAAAACATACTGCACCATCTCACTATGTTGACTCTGTTGTCAACGTAATGCTCGAAGCTGTACAGCATTATGATATGATTCTCACAAAAGAAAGATTATATGCTTGGCAAGCTGCATTCTTCCCTTCTGGCTATAGTGAAGGTAGCCAGATAGAGATTGGACAGTACCGAACAAACGAGGAGCATATAGTCAGCGGAATGTTTGGACGCGAGAAAATTCACTATATTGCTCCTTCTCCAGACCGTATTGAAGAAGAAATGCAAAAGTTCCTCAGATGGTTTAATAAAGAAGAACCTGTAAGTAGTGTCATACGTTCTGCCATTGCTCATTTCTGGTTTGTAAGCATTCATCCATTTGAGGATGGAAACGGACGATTAGCACGTATTCTTTCAGATATGCTCTTGGCACGTGGCGAGAAAAGTAGGTTCCGTTTCTACAATATTTCATCACAGATAAACAAGGATAAGAAGCACTACTATGACATTCTCGAACGTATGCAGCGTGGAGATGGCGACGTTACGGAGTGGTTAGTGTGGTATATGCAGAAATTGGTAGATGCACTTGACGAAGCTGGTGCCACCGTCACAACAATCTTAAACAAGAGTTTCTTCTGGCAGAAAGCATCGGCTGTGCCTATGACAGAACGACAAACACAAATGCTCAATCTATTCCTTGACGGCTATGAGGCAAAGATAACATCAAAGACATGGGCAACGTTAGCAAAATGTTCGAAGGACACTGCCATTCGTGACATCCAAGATCTGGTTGACAAGAATATCCTTGTAGAAAGTATACCTGGCGCAAAACGACCAAGCTATTCCATCGTTTATGACAAAGAAGATTTAACTCAATTCTTCACAGACGTGAACATAACAGAGGAAAATGGCGTACCATATCTTCATGCATTATTTAAGGCTAAGAAGCCTATACGCGAAAGAGTTACAAAGCTTGATGCTGACCGTTACCTGAAAGGTGATTTGTTATTGAATGATTTACTCAATAAATACTGTTCGTATATGATTGCCGACAATAAAGACTGA
- the metK gene encoding methionine adenosyltransferase, whose product MAYLFSSESVSEGHPDKVADQISDALLDQFLAYDEDARCAIETFNTTGQVVIMGEVRSKEYVDLQTIARRTINKIGYTKAEYQFDGNSCGVLSAIHEQSDDINRGVDNGDAENQGAGDQGMMFGYACNETDNYMPVTLDLAHLLMTTLADIRKEGKQMTYLRPDSKSQVTVEYSDDNIPQRIDTIVVSTQHDDFIKSADDSREAQLKADKEMVEQIHKDVLEILMPRVKAQITSEKVLALFNDNIKYLVNPTGKFVIGGPHGDTGLTGRKIIVDTYGGKGGHGGGAFSGKDSSKVDRSAAYATRYIAKNMVAAGVSDEILVQLAYAIGVAEPVSVYVNTYGRSHVKATDGEIAEMVKKLFDLRPKAIEKTLKLRQPMYLETAAYGHMGRQNEVVKKTFESRYHEKKTVDIELFTWEKLDRVEDIKKTFGL is encoded by the coding sequence ATGGCATATTTGTTTTCATCGGAATCAGTATCTGAGGGACACCCAGATAAGGTTGCCGATCAGATAAGCGACGCATTGCTCGACCAGTTCTTGGCATATGATGAGGATGCACGTTGCGCTATAGAAACCTTTAATACTACAGGTCAGGTAGTGATTATGGGTGAGGTAAGGTCTAAGGAATATGTTGACCTTCAGACAATTGCTCGTAGGACAATTAACAAAATCGGTTATACAAAGGCTGAGTATCAGTTTGATGGCAATAGCTGCGGTGTTCTTTCTGCTATTCATGAGCAGAGTGATGATATCAATCGTGGTGTTGACAATGGTGATGCTGAGAACCAGGGAGCTGGTGATCAGGGTATGATGTTTGGTTATGCATGTAACGAGACAGACAATTATATGCCTGTGACACTCGACTTGGCACACCTCCTTATGACCACATTGGCTGACATCCGCAAGGAAGGTAAGCAGATGACTTATCTCCGTCCAGACTCAAAGAGTCAGGTGACAGTGGAGTATAGCGATGACAATATCCCACAGCGAATTGACACTATCGTTGTTTCAACACAACACGACGACTTTATCAAGTCTGCTGACGACTCACGTGAGGCACAGTTGAAGGCTGATAAAGAGATGGTAGAGCAGATTCATAAGGATGTACTTGAAATCCTTATGCCACGTGTAAAGGCACAGATAACATCGGAGAAAGTACTTGCCTTGTTCAACGACAATATCAAGTATCTTGTCAATCCAACGGGTAAGTTTGTGATTGGTGGTCCTCATGGTGATACAGGTTTGACTGGTCGTAAGATTATTGTTGATACTTACGGTGGTAAAGGCGGTCATGGTGGTGGTGCCTTCTCTGGTAAGGATTCAAGTAAGGTAGACCGTTCTGCAGCCTATGCTACACGCTATATTGCAAAGAATATGGTGGCAGCTGGTGTGAGTGATGAGATTCTCGTACAGTTGGCTTATGCTATTGGTGTTGCTGAGCCTGTTAGTGTTTATGTAAATACCTACGGTCGTTCACATGTGAAGGCTACTGATGGTGAGATTGCAGAGATGGTGAAGAAGCTGTTCGATCTTCGTCCAAAGGCGATTGAGAAGACACTGAAGCTCCGTCAGCCAATGTATCTGGAGACAGCTGCTTATGGTCATATGGGGCGTCAGAATGAGGTTGTTAAGAAGACCTTCGAAAGCCGTTATCATGAGAAAAAGACAGTTGATATTGAACTTTTCACTTGGGAAAAGCTCGATCGAGTAGAGGATATTAAAAAGACATTCGGACTCTAA
- a CDS encoding ribonuclease P protein component: MEKHDERLRKGERLCSKKLIDTLFGTGGSHAMTAFPLKAVYRLIDCKSETSVPEETVMESNVQVLVSVPKKHFKRAVKRNRVKRQVREAYRKHKSFVTLRVNEQTDKQLLIAFIWLSNELIDSVTIEQRVCNLLQRIGERI, translated from the coding sequence ATGGAAAAACATGATGAAAGACTAAGAAAAGGAGAACGTCTATGTAGCAAGAAGCTCATAGATACGCTCTTTGGAACTGGTGGAAGTCATGCGATGACAGCATTCCCTTTGAAGGCTGTTTACAGACTAATTGACTGTAAGTCGGAGACTTCAGTACCAGAAGAAACGGTCATGGAGTCGAATGTACAGGTGTTAGTCAGTGTTCCGAAGAAGCATTTCAAACGTGCCGTAAAGCGCAATAGAGTTAAACGGCAGGTGCGTGAGGCTTATCGTAAGCACAAGAGTTTTGTCACGCTCCGTGTGAACGAACAAACAGATAAGCAGTTGTTGATAGCTTTTATATGGCTTTCAAACGAATTGATAGATTCTGTTACAATTGAACAGCGGGTCTGTAACCTGCTTCAAAGAATAGGAGAACGGATATGA
- a CDS encoding M16 family metallopeptidase: MKIKHLFLIVLLFVTGMVSAQQMGPIPVNKNVRQGKLSNGLTYYILHNEWPEHVANFYIAQRVGSIQENDNQRGLAHFLEHMAFNGSEHFPDSTLLEFTRSLGVEFGSNLNAYTSIDQTVYRICDVPTTRQTALDSCLLILKDWSNGLTLADKEIDKERGVIHQEWQLRRTPVMRIYDDVLPKFYPNSKYGHRMPIGLMSIVDKFPYQDLRDYYKKWYRPDNQCIIVVGDIDVDHTENEIKKLWANSTVPANAAQVVEEAVPDTKDAIYVFGKDKEMPYSQVGFSMKHDVFPDAQKGDMYYYVDSYAKNIITMMLNQRLSELAQKADCPFTGAYSYDGDYMLSKPKAAFNMAADAKEGKDLEALAAIYREAQRVRLYGFTAGEYDRMKAEYLSQIESAYVNRNKIKNAQYGDELRDHYLANEPIPSKEDDYQIMKQLVEMPALNVDVINKYAQELITDKDSNFVAYVFAQEKAGATYPTEAQMAQTINSVRAEKIEPYVDNVKQEPLLDEKKLPKAGKIVGEKENKVLGYKELTLSNGARVILKKTDFKDNEIQFQASAKGGKGLYGKADFSNLQLFDAVLGYSGLGNFSRQELQKALSGKQASMGCSMSNYYQTVSGSCVPKDIETMMQLLYLNFTNIAKDEDSYKALMAQMELALKNKDLSPESVFGDSLSLTIYGHEARFAPMTLNTLKNVNYDRILQIWKERFANPGQFVYYFVGNFDEATIRPLIEKYIACLPKGKVENWKEVPSYVNGKVVSKFTNKSETPKAIAFEMWHAPMAYTLENDVLTDAAAQVLSMVYLKSIREDASAAYSVSASGRLRRLGNKAVAIVQSYCPMDPEKAELAVKLLAEGMNDNTVKMDADKVQKVKDLMLKNADLAAKNNGAWMSVLYTYIMTGVDFHTNYKKTIEAITPAKLAAHLKQIVAAGNHAEVVMTPAK; encoded by the coding sequence ATGAAAATCAAACATTTATTCTTAATCGTCTTACTCTTTGTCACTGGAATGGTCTCTGCGCAGCAGATGGGACCTATCCCTGTGAATAAGAATGTAAGACAAGGTAAGCTCAGCAATGGCTTAACTTACTACATCCTTCACAATGAATGGCCAGAGCATGTAGCTAACTTCTACATTGCACAGCGCGTTGGTTCTATTCAAGAGAACGACAACCAGCGTGGTTTGGCTCACTTCCTTGAGCACATGGCATTCAATGGTTCAGAGCATTTCCCTGATTCTACGCTCCTCGAATTCACCCGTTCACTTGGTGTTGAGTTCGGTAGTAACTTGAATGCTTACACCAGTATCGACCAGACTGTCTATCGTATCTGCGATGTGCCAACAACTCGTCAGACAGCACTCGACTCTTGTCTGTTGATTCTTAAAGACTGGTCAAACGGCTTGACACTTGCTGACAAGGAGATTGATAAGGAGCGTGGCGTTATTCATCAGGAGTGGCAGTTGCGCCGTACACCAGTGATGCGAATCTATGATGACGTTTTGCCTAAGTTCTATCCTAACTCAAAGTATGGTCATCGTATGCCAATCGGTTTGATGAGCATTGTTGATAAGTTCCCTTATCAGGACCTCCGCGACTACTATAAGAAGTGGTATCGTCCAGATAACCAGTGTATCATCGTTGTTGGTGATATCGATGTAGACCATACGGAGAACGAGATTAAGAAGCTTTGGGCAAACTCTACTGTTCCTGCCAATGCTGCACAGGTTGTAGAAGAGGCTGTGCCAGACACTAAGGATGCTATCTATGTGTTTGGTAAGGATAAGGAGATGCCTTACAGCCAGGTTGGTTTCAGTATGAAGCATGACGTCTTCCCTGACGCACAGAAGGGCGATATGTACTACTATGTAGACTCTTATGCAAAGAACATCATCACTATGATGCTCAATCAGCGTCTCTCTGAGTTGGCTCAGAAGGCTGACTGTCCTTTCACTGGTGCTTATTCTTACGATGGCGATTATATGCTTTCTAAGCCAAAGGCAGCCTTCAATATGGCAGCTGATGCAAAGGAAGGCAAGGACCTCGAAGCACTTGCAGCTATCTATCGTGAGGCACAGCGCGTTCGTCTTTATGGTTTTACAGCAGGCGAATACGACCGTATGAAGGCTGAATACCTCTCTCAAATTGAGTCAGCTTACGTAAACCGTAATAAGATTAAGAATGCACAGTATGGCGATGAGCTCCGTGATCACTATCTTGCTAACGAACCAATCCCAAGTAAGGAGGATGATTATCAGATTATGAAACAGTTGGTTGAGATGCCTGCATTGAACGTTGACGTTATCAATAAGTATGCACAGGAACTCATCACGGATAAAGACAGCAACTTCGTAGCTTATGTATTCGCACAGGAAAAGGCAGGTGCTACTTACCCAACAGAGGCTCAGATGGCACAGACAATCAATTCTGTACGTGCTGAGAAGATTGAACCATACGTTGACAATGTAAAGCAGGAGCCTCTACTCGATGAGAAGAAACTCCCTAAGGCTGGTAAGATTGTTGGCGAGAAGGAGAATAAGGTGCTTGGTTATAAGGAGTTGACACTGAGCAATGGCGCACGTGTTATTCTGAAGAAGACCGACTTCAAGGACAATGAAATTCAGTTCCAAGCTTCTGCGAAGGGCGGTAAGGGACTCTATGGTAAGGCTGACTTTAGCAACTTACAGCTCTTTGATGCTGTCCTCGGTTACAGTGGTTTGGGTAATTTCTCACGTCAGGAATTGCAGAAGGCACTCTCTGGTAAGCAGGCTTCAATGGGCTGCAGCATGTCAAACTACTATCAGACAGTATCTGGTTCATGTGTTCCAAAGGACATTGAGACGATGATGCAGTTGCTTTACCTCAACTTCACCAATATTGCTAAGGACGAAGATTCTTACAAGGCATTGATGGCACAAATGGAGTTGGCACTGAAGAACAAGGACCTCTCACCTGAGAGCGTATTCGGTGATTCGCTCAGTTTGACTATTTATGGTCACGAAGCACGTTTCGCTCCAATGACATTGAACACATTGAAGAACGTTAATTATGACCGTATCTTACAGATTTGGAAGGAGCGTTTTGCTAATCCTGGTCAGTTCGTTTACTATTTTGTAGGTAACTTTGATGAGGCTACAATCCGCCCATTGATTGAGAAGTACATTGCATGTCTGCCTAAGGGTAAAGTTGAGAATTGGAAGGAAGTGCCAAGCTATGTGAATGGTAAGGTCGTTAGTAAGTTCACAAATAAATCTGAAACACCAAAAGCGATTGCCTTCGAGATGTGGCATGCGCCAATGGCTTACACGCTTGAGAACGACGTTCTTACTGATGCTGCAGCTCAGGTGCTCTCAATGGTTTACTTGAAGAGCATTCGTGAAGATGCCAGCGCAGCTTATTCTGTAAGCGCAAGCGGCAGGTTACGCCGTCTTGGTAACAAGGCTGTCGCTATTGTTCAGAGCTACTGTCCGATGGATCCAGAGAAGGCTGAGCTTGCTGTTAAGCTCCTTGCTGAGGGTATGAATGACAACACTGTCAAGATGGATGCCGACAAGGTTCAGAAAGTTAAGGACTTGATGCTGAAGAATGCAGACCTTGCAGCTAAGAATAATGGCGCATGGATGAGTGTTCTCTATACTTATATTATGACAGGTGTAGACTTCCATACTAACTACAAAAAGACCATTGAGGCTATCACTCCAGCTAAACTTGCTGCTCACTTGAAGCAGATTGTAGCAGCTGGTAACCATGCTGAGGTGGTAATGACACCTGCGAAATAA